In Rhodopirellula islandica, a single window of DNA contains:
- a CDS encoding acetolactate decarboxylase, whose translation MGETQSRAETPQDGSIVQYGKMHEAIGKHQDQGRVQLSDLVKRPHFFGVGALQGLEGEVTIDDGKVTITGVDSDGQMKPLENSDAQQATMLVGSYVASWTSHETATAIGPDDFDQFISDAASAAGMNTDKPFMFSVVGEFSDVRLHVIHGACPIHARMQKIDLPQSERPFESTLPKVRGKLIGVYAKDAVGKLTHPATSTHVHILFENQETGAPVTAHVEQIGLLKGATLMLAK comes from the coding sequence ATGGGCGAGACTCAATCGCGTGCTGAGACGCCGCAGGATGGATCCATCGTTCAATACGGAAAAATGCACGAGGCGATCGGCAAGCACCAAGATCAGGGGCGTGTCCAACTGAGTGATCTTGTGAAGCGGCCCCATTTCTTTGGAGTTGGGGCGCTGCAGGGTCTCGAAGGCGAAGTGACGATCGACGATGGAAAGGTCACGATCACCGGGGTCGATTCCGATGGTCAAATGAAGCCACTTGAAAACTCGGACGCTCAGCAAGCGACGATGCTCGTTGGATCCTACGTGGCATCATGGACCAGTCACGAAACGGCCACGGCAATAGGCCCCGATGACTTTGACCAGTTCATTAGTGATGCGGCATCCGCGGCAGGCATGAACACTGACAAGCCATTCATGTTCAGTGTTGTAGGAGAGTTTAGCGACGTCAGGTTGCATGTGATTCACGGGGCCTGTCCGATTCACGCGCGGATGCAAAAGATTGATCTGCCCCAAAGTGAACGACCTTTCGAGAGCACCTTGCCGAAGGTTCGCGGAAAACTGATCGGCGTTTACGCGAAAGACGCCGTCGGAAAGCTCACACACCCAGCCACCTCCACTCACGTTCACATTCTGTTCGAGAACCAGGAAACGGGTGCTCCGGTGACTGCCCACGTCGAGCAGATCGGTCTGCTGAAAGGAGCCACGTTGATGCTGGCGAAATGA
- a CDS encoding arylsulfatase, whose amino-acid sequence MKFDQKQSPVIRNVIQCLVLAGVVLHAQATEAQESDREVPVNRRVLPIAAPWQPPIKTLDARDATAPPVFKVEAPQDAPNVVVIMIDDLGFGGTSAFGGVTPTPTFDRLAKNGLRYNHFHSTALCSPTRQALLTGRNHHSVNMGSITEIATSFPGQTGKLPDSCAKLPEILRLNGYSTAHFGKCHEVAVWEISPSGPLTRWPTLSGFDKFYGFLGGETNQWAPAIYDGITPVDNPAKGDPDYHFMNDMTTQAINWIRAQQSLTPEKPFFTYFVPGATHAPHHVPESFIKKHEGKFDAGWDVIRKQIFDNQKRLGVIPKDAVLADKPEDIKDWDDLSPKERKLFSRQAEVFAAFLDMADFEIGRLIDAIEELGELDNTMIVFIAGDNGTSAEGGMNGMYNEMTYFNGVEETVDDMLQHYDDWGSASTYPHMAAGWAVCFDSPFTWTKQVASNYGGTRQGTVIHWPAGIKAKNGLRQQWHHVIDIAPTVLEAAGLPQPRIVNGVGQRPMEGVSMLYSFDDAQAADRHLVQYFEIMGNRGVYYDGWFAGTVHMYPWAPPRNKLLDDVWELYHVAEDFSMANNLAAKHPEKLKELQEVFLSEAVKYKVLPIDDRRQLRLNAKLAGRPTLMGDRTSLTVYEGLGFLPENDFIDTKNRSFEIVAEIESQGKATNGVIVSQGGRFGGWSLYLKEGKPVYTYNYLGLESYSVTSKDVLPVGKSTLQLEFAYDGQSADGQPKLGAGGTATLKVNGQPVGSGKVEKTQFAIWSADETANVGLDRETSVSPDYTEESSKFTGKIDKVTLTVK is encoded by the coding sequence ATGAAGTTCGATCAAAAACAATCACCTGTCATTCGGAACGTGATCCAGTGCCTGGTGTTGGCGGGAGTCGTGCTTCATGCACAGGCAACCGAGGCACAAGAGTCTGACCGAGAAGTGCCAGTCAACCGACGTGTGCTGCCCATCGCGGCGCCATGGCAACCACCGATCAAAACGTTGGACGCCCGCGATGCCACAGCTCCGCCAGTGTTCAAGGTCGAAGCGCCCCAGGATGCGCCCAATGTGGTGGTCATCATGATTGATGACCTTGGTTTTGGTGGCACTAGCGCGTTCGGCGGCGTCACCCCAACGCCCACCTTCGATCGACTCGCAAAGAATGGGTTGCGTTACAACCACTTTCATTCAACAGCGTTGTGCTCGCCCACACGTCAAGCTTTGTTGACCGGTCGGAATCACCACAGCGTGAACATGGGGTCGATCACGGAAATTGCGACCTCCTTCCCAGGCCAAACAGGCAAGCTCCCAGACAGCTGCGCCAAGTTGCCTGAAATCCTCCGACTCAACGGTTACAGCACGGCCCACTTCGGCAAGTGTCACGAAGTCGCTGTTTGGGAGATCAGTCCCAGCGGTCCGCTGACTCGTTGGCCAACGCTCTCGGGATTCGACAAGTTCTACGGCTTCCTGGGGGGAGAAACCAACCAGTGGGCACCTGCGATCTACGACGGCATCACCCCCGTGGACAACCCGGCGAAGGGCGACCCCGATTATCACTTCATGAACGACATGACGACGCAGGCGATCAACTGGATTCGAGCCCAGCAGTCGCTGACCCCGGAAAAACCGTTCTTCACCTACTTTGTCCCCGGTGCAACGCATGCACCTCACCATGTTCCCGAATCGTTTATCAAAAAGCACGAAGGCAAGTTCGACGCTGGCTGGGATGTCATTCGGAAGCAGATTTTCGACAACCAAAAACGCTTGGGAGTGATTCCGAAAGACGCGGTGCTGGCCGACAAGCCCGAGGACATCAAAGACTGGGACGATCTTTCGCCGAAAGAGCGAAAGCTGTTCTCGCGTCAGGCGGAGGTCTTTGCAGCATTCTTGGACATGGCGGACTTTGAAATCGGCCGACTCATCGATGCGATTGAAGAACTCGGCGAACTCGACAACACCATGATCGTCTTCATTGCCGGTGACAACGGCACCAGTGCGGAAGGCGGCATGAACGGCATGTACAACGAGATGACGTACTTCAATGGAGTCGAGGAAACGGTCGACGACATGCTCCAGCACTACGACGATTGGGGCAGCGCCAGCACCTACCCTCACATGGCAGCCGGCTGGGCCGTGTGCTTTGATTCGCCCTTCACCTGGACCAAACAAGTCGCGTCCAACTATGGCGGAACGCGTCAGGGAACCGTGATCCACTGGCCGGCAGGGATCAAAGCGAAGAACGGTTTGCGTCAGCAGTGGCACCATGTGATTGACATTGCCCCCACGGTCTTGGAAGCCGCTGGCCTGCCCCAGCCGCGAATCGTCAATGGCGTCGGGCAACGTCCGATGGAAGGCGTCAGCATGCTGTATTCCTTCGACGACGCCCAAGCCGCTGACCGGCATTTGGTGCAGTACTTCGAAATCATGGGCAATCGAGGCGTGTACTACGATGGTTGGTTCGCCGGCACCGTTCACATGTACCCCTGGGCTCCACCAAGGAACAAACTCCTCGACGATGTTTGGGAGCTGTATCATGTGGCCGAAGATTTCAGCATGGCAAACAACCTGGCAGCGAAGCATCCTGAAAAGCTGAAAGAGCTGCAGGAAGTGTTTTTGTCCGAAGCGGTGAAATACAAGGTGTTGCCGATCGACGATCGACGCCAATTGCGACTCAACGCCAAGCTGGCCGGACGGCCAACCTTGATGGGAGATCGCACCTCGCTGACCGTCTATGAAGGGCTGGGATTTTTGCCTGAAAACGATTTCATCGACACCAAGAACCGTTCCTTCGAAATCGTCGCGGAAATCGAATCACAGGGCAAAGCAACCAACGGGGTGATCGTCAGCCAAGGCGGTCGTTTTGGTGGATGGAGTTTGTACTTGAAAGAAGGCAAGCCGGTTTACACGTACAACTACCTCGGTTTGGAAAGCTATTCGGTGACATCGAAGGACGTTCTGCCTGTCGGCAAATCAACGCTCCAACTCGAATTCGCGTATGACGGTCAATCGGCCGATGGCCAACCCAAACTTGGTGCGGGAGGCACGGCCACGCTGAAGGTCAACGGCCAACCGGTTGGTTCAGGCAAGGTCGAGAAAACCCAGTTCGCGATTTGGTCGGCAGATGAAACCGCCAATGTCGGCCTCGATCGCGAGACCTCCGTGTCGCCTGACTACACCGAGGAATCAAGCAAATTCACGGGCAAGATCGACAAGGTCACCTTGACCGTGAAGTAG
- a CDS encoding sugar phosphate isomerase/epimerase family protein gives MSLDRRQFIARSALGLAALSASDVRADKASPKSLRLGLVTYNWGKDWDLPTIIKNCETTQFAGVELRSTHQHQVEITLNSKQREHVRKQFADSNVTLVGLGSACEYHAIDSAELNKNIEETKQFVKLCSDVGGSGVKVRPNGLPAGRPVEKTLEQIGRSLNEVGRFAAEYGVQIRVEVHGKGTTEIAHMKTIMDIADHPNVAVCWNCNPQDLHGEGLAHNYNLLKDRMGTIHIHDLRNNHYPWDELFPMLLDTDAKSFTGWTLIEEGTVPKELLPAMKENRIRWEELTG, from the coding sequence ATGTCGTTGGATCGCCGTCAATTTATCGCTCGTTCGGCATTGGGACTTGCTGCTCTCTCCGCTTCTGATGTCCGAGCTGACAAAGCATCCCCAAAGTCATTGCGGCTCGGGCTGGTCACTTACAACTGGGGCAAGGACTGGGATCTGCCAACCATCATCAAGAACTGCGAAACAACCCAATTCGCTGGCGTTGAATTGCGAAGCACCCATCAACATCAGGTTGAAATCACGCTCAACTCAAAGCAACGGGAGCATGTTCGCAAACAATTTGCGGATAGCAACGTGACGCTTGTGGGACTCGGCAGCGCATGTGAGTATCACGCGATTGACTCTGCGGAGCTCAACAAGAACATCGAAGAAACCAAGCAGTTCGTGAAGCTATGCAGTGACGTCGGTGGCAGCGGCGTTAAAGTTCGCCCCAATGGCTTGCCTGCCGGACGCCCTGTCGAAAAAACCCTGGAACAGATTGGGAGATCGCTCAATGAGGTCGGACGCTTCGCTGCCGAATACGGCGTCCAAATCCGAGTCGAAGTGCACGGCAAAGGCACGACGGAGATCGCTCACATGAAGACGATCATGGACATCGCTGATCACCCGAACGTGGCCGTTTGTTGGAACTGCAACCCACAGGACTTGCACGGGGAAGGTTTGGCGCACAACTACAACCTGCTAAAAGATCGGATGGGCACGATTCACATCCATGACCTCCGAAACAACCATTATCCGTGGGACGAACTATTCCCGATGCTCCTCGACACGGATGCCAAAAGTTTTACGGGATGGACCTTGATCGAAGAGGGAACTGTTCCCAAAGAACTCCTGCCCGCGATGAAAGAGAACCGAATTCGCTGGGAAGAACTCACCGGCTAA
- a CDS encoding FAD-dependent oxidoreductase — MPESFVFAARPTDSGSFKRRDFLEFAGLVAASSCLPKIAAAADAAGATPADEMAVDVVIVGGGLGGCAAALAATRMGKRVLMTEPTDWIGGQLSQQGVPPDEHSHIETHGCTASYREFREKVRDHYRRHSPLTEAARQNARLNPGNGSVSRLCHEPRVAVAVLDAMLAPAVSAGRLTVLLDTEPIQADVDGDRIRSLTFRNRAGTAVTVTAPMFVDASEQGDVLPLTNTEYVTGFESRDQTGEPHAPDQAAPKNIQSFTWCFAIDHLDGEDHTIDRPQQYGFWKEHTPDLTPPWPGKLLSLQYSKPNTHKPHDLAFVPPSNGQPPAKTQALNLWLYRRILDPANFVPGTYPSGVTIVNWPQNDYMLGDLMTGDEQEIAKHLEGSRQLSLSLLYWLQTEAPRPDGGTGWKGLRLRKDIMGTEDGLAKYPYIRESRRIEAEFTILEQHISRAERETLVKSPTDKVRAASFHDSIGVGYYHLDLHPSTGGDNYIDFASVPFQIPLGALIPKRMKNLIAGCKNIGTTHLSNGCYRLHPVEWSIGEAAGALAAHCLDQHDRPSGVRNDPQSLAEFQRLLTRQGFELAWPS, encoded by the coding sequence ATGCCTGAATCATTCGTCTTCGCTGCACGTCCAACCGACTCAGGCAGCTTCAAGCGTCGTGACTTCCTTGAGTTCGCTGGTCTGGTGGCCGCATCCTCTTGCCTGCCAAAAATCGCTGCCGCGGCTGATGCCGCCGGGGCAACCCCCGCAGACGAAATGGCGGTGGATGTCGTCATCGTTGGCGGTGGTCTTGGCGGTTGTGCTGCGGCGTTGGCAGCCACCCGGATGGGCAAGCGTGTGCTGATGACTGAGCCCACCGATTGGATTGGTGGACAACTCAGTCAACAAGGTGTGCCGCCCGATGAACACAGCCACATCGAAACACATGGTTGCACCGCCAGCTACCGAGAATTTCGCGAGAAGGTTCGCGACCATTACAGAAGACACTCCCCGCTCACCGAGGCCGCCCGACAGAACGCTCGCTTGAATCCTGGCAATGGAAGTGTCTCGCGGCTTTGTCATGAGCCTCGTGTTGCCGTCGCGGTCCTGGATGCCATGCTGGCGCCTGCAGTCAGCGCAGGCCGACTGACCGTGCTGCTCGATACCGAACCGATCCAAGCTGATGTCGATGGCGATCGCATTCGATCGCTCACCTTCCGCAACAGAGCGGGGACGGCGGTGACCGTGACGGCACCGATGTTCGTCGACGCCAGCGAACAAGGGGACGTGCTGCCACTGACCAACACCGAATATGTCACCGGCTTCGAATCTCGAGACCAAACCGGGGAACCACATGCCCCTGACCAAGCCGCCCCGAAAAACATCCAATCGTTCACGTGGTGCTTCGCGATCGATCACCTGGACGGAGAAGATCACACCATCGATCGGCCCCAACAATACGGATTCTGGAAAGAGCACACACCTGACTTAACGCCACCCTGGCCCGGCAAGTTGCTGTCGCTTCAGTATTCCAAGCCGAACACGCACAAGCCCCATGACCTCGCCTTTGTCCCGCCAAGCAACGGACAGCCACCAGCGAAAACACAAGCCCTGAACTTGTGGCTGTATCGCCGCATCCTGGACCCAGCCAACTTTGTCCCTGGCACCTACCCAAGCGGTGTGACCATCGTCAATTGGCCGCAGAATGATTACATGCTGGGGGATTTGATGACTGGCGATGAACAGGAAATCGCCAAGCATTTGGAAGGATCCCGGCAACTGAGTTTGTCGTTGCTGTACTGGCTGCAGACCGAAGCACCACGTCCTGACGGCGGAACGGGATGGAAGGGACTCCGCTTACGGAAGGACATCATGGGCACGGAGGATGGCCTGGCCAAGTATCCTTACATCCGTGAGTCGCGAAGAATCGAAGCCGAGTTCACCATTCTCGAACAACACATTTCACGTGCCGAGCGTGAGACGCTGGTGAAGAGCCCAACGGACAAAGTTCGGGCGGCATCCTTTCACGATTCGATCGGGGTTGGCTACTACCATCTCGATCTGCACCCCAGCACCGGTGGCGACAACTACATCGACTTCGCCAGTGTTCCGTTTCAAATTCCCCTGGGCGCATTGATCCCCAAGCGAATGAAGAACTTGATCGCTGGGTGCAAGAACATTGGCACCACTCATCTCAGCAACGGTTGCTACCGCCTGCACCCAGTCGAATGGAGCATCGGCGAAGCCGCGGGTGCCTTGGCCGCTCATTGTCTCGATCAACACGATCGACCAAGCGGAGTTCGGAACGATCCCCAGTCACTGGCCGAGTTCCAACGCCTCCTCACACGGCAAGGTTTTGAACTGGCGTGGCCGTCCTGA
- a CDS encoding OsmC family protein, whose product MGTDESATPIVRKVEELSNPDEHGSSLAPVQKREVVLRLEAESLDNMRKRATVRVDQPQGSTFEIICDEGPYLGGDDSAPPPLAYYSASIAFCLLTQLSRYASIKKLKISRLKLSQETRFSMEGSVLKGTLTGRGVEVITHLEIESEESEETIRKMIEVGENSCFIHQSIMHPVPSTIQAKFNGQSLGPA is encoded by the coding sequence ATGGGCACAGACGAATCCGCCACGCCGATTGTTCGCAAAGTGGAAGAACTCTCCAATCCCGACGAGCATGGATCCAGTCTCGCGCCGGTTCAGAAACGCGAAGTCGTGTTGCGGTTGGAGGCAGAATCACTGGACAACATGAGGAAGCGGGCAACGGTTCGAGTCGATCAACCTCAAGGCAGCACGTTCGAAATCATTTGCGATGAAGGCCCATACTTGGGCGGGGACGATTCCGCACCACCGCCACTGGCCTACTACAGCGCCAGCATCGCGTTTTGCCTGCTGACTCAGCTCTCTCGCTACGCCTCCATCAAGAAACTCAAAATCTCCCGGTTGAAGCTCTCGCAGGAAACCCGGTTCTCGATGGAAGGATCGGTTCTCAAAGGCACGCTGACTGGCCGAGGCGTCGAAGTGATCACTCACTTGGAGATCGAATCGGAGGAATCCGAAGAAACCATTCGGAAGATGATTGAAGTCGGCGAGAACAGTTGCTTCATCCACCAGTCGATCATGCATCCCGTGCCATCGACGATTCAAGCGAAGTTCAATGGCCAGAGCCTTGGTCCTGCCTGA
- a CDS encoding autotransporter outer membrane beta-barrel domain-containing protein, translated as MLRHLTTWALIACVTTAHAAGPIISSSNTRITQADGQFDIVDVNVGAGESISAINVSNAGDELYTRLNGEGEFWSKSWFAESGNLLDHGGPDTVSPGMYSFLWDDHFGFGGDFTIDFIFALASFEAGQLLGSTSQAQFQNQSYQFQSLSSQVRNMAGTYTSGGGSMGLASLTPPPRTADGEYAPIRLVSYEEPAVDQVSYQTGAARQINNHSLPLTRGGWGGWMQGYGVGGSADGHAGVSGFDYGGGGTQLGLFRHVDAHTMVGFYGAYGYQNVNTDAGSEANVNSGMVGAFLHRHDHEGNYYTLAGNANYDDYDTSRTGGITGNFDGVQTGTYLERGWNRTLGGVTVQPNVALQYVWVHQDDHVESGGASIDDVDAHSLRSMIGSNFYGSRHFHGPLGWGWTPNARASWMHEFLDPSTSVTGTQSGSSFATNGLDMGRDWALLGVGMQGNRNGALSLYANYDLQANDRNRFHTGTGGIIWTR; from the coding sequence ATGCTTCGGCACTTAACCACCTGGGCTCTCATCGCGTGTGTGACCACTGCACACGCAGCGGGCCCGATCATCAGCTCGTCCAATACCAGAATCACGCAAGCCGACGGCCAATTTGATATCGTCGATGTCAACGTGGGGGCAGGCGAGTCAATCTCGGCCATCAACGTTAGCAATGCGGGTGATGAGCTTTACACGCGTCTGAATGGCGAAGGTGAATTTTGGAGTAAAAGTTGGTTTGCTGAAAGTGGTAACCTGCTAGATCATGGAGGCCCTGACACGGTTTCTCCCGGAATGTACAGCTTCTTATGGGACGATCATTTTGGTTTCGGAGGTGACTTTACCATCGACTTCATATTTGCTCTCGCCTCGTTTGAAGCAGGGCAATTGCTCGGCAGCACGTCGCAGGCTCAGTTCCAAAATCAGAGCTACCAATTCCAATCGCTCAGCAGTCAAGTTCGCAACATGGCGGGCACCTACACCAGCGGTGGCGGATCGATGGGCTTGGCCTCGCTGACCCCTCCACCCCGCACCGCCGACGGTGAGTACGCACCCATTCGTTTGGTCAGTTACGAAGAGCCAGCCGTTGATCAGGTCAGCTATCAAACGGGTGCCGCCCGTCAAATCAACAACCACAGCTTGCCACTGACACGCGGCGGATGGGGTGGATGGATGCAAGGCTACGGCGTCGGCGGTAGCGCCGATGGTCACGCCGGTGTGTCGGGATTCGACTACGGCGGCGGCGGGACTCAGTTAGGACTGTTCCGCCACGTCGACGCTCACACGATGGTTGGATTCTATGGTGCCTACGGCTATCAAAACGTCAACACCGATGCCGGTTCGGAAGCCAACGTCAACAGCGGCATGGTCGGCGCGTTCTTGCATCGCCACGACCACGAAGGCAACTACTACACACTGGCTGGCAACGCAAACTACGATGACTACGACACGTCTCGCACCGGTGGAATCACCGGCAACTTTGACGGCGTGCAAACGGGCACGTACCTGGAACGAGGGTGGAATCGCACACTCGGTGGCGTGACGGTCCAGCCCAATGTTGCCCTGCAATACGTCTGGGTACATCAAGACGACCATGTGGAATCCGGCGGCGCGTCGATCGACGACGTCGATGCCCATTCGCTTCGCAGCATGATCGGATCGAACTTCTATGGCAGCCGTCACTTCCACGGTCCGCTGGGTTGGGGCTGGACACCGAACGCTCGTGCGTCATGGATGCACGAATTCTTGGACCCATCAACGAGTGTGACGGGAACGCAAAGCGGATCAAGTTTCGCAACCAACGGTTTGGACATGGGCCGCGACTGGGCACTGCTGGGTGTCGGCATGCAAGGCAACCGCAACGGAGCGTTGTCGTTGTACGCCAACTACGACCTGCAAGCCAACGACCGCAACCGATTCCACACCGGCACCGGCGGCATCATCTGGACCCGGTAA